Proteins encoded by one window of Melanotaenia boesemani isolate fMelBoe1 chromosome 10, fMelBoe1.pri, whole genome shotgun sequence:
- the islr2 gene encoding immunoglobulin superfamily containing leucine-rich repeat protein 2 — protein MATKLLQLLALWTVVIGIVQCCPELCSCQDKFSHQFADCAYKDLLVVPVGLPSNVTTVSLSANKIKLLKSKSFVNITQVSSLWLAHNEIVTIESGTLAPLIQLRNLDISHNKIVNFPWEDLRNLTALQLLKMNNNEMVNLPKDAFSTLKDLRSLRINNNKFTTIVEGTFSALSSMSHLQIYSNPFTCSCSLEWLRDWMATTKISVPDPNLIQCETPELLKGVMVAKIPKLDCEVPAVTITYQPNVDNTDLYEGVSVILNCETKGSPKPLVTWEVTAGNENHLFPLPSTGEMNDLPVNDKTTNNRFQVFRNGSLIIPRLSKKEDGNYSCSAVNELGKAESSVKVALAGKQKQSSNSIPDSTVDKIRPFGKKPADPKISKNNVINWDKHNEKTKGSPDASKDTPDDTELAGGVSKDSSFASKCGVRDSSEYISNHAFNMTLEDLKQYTFDFGVIALEVSETEAKVQLNPLQLPSSKSNLHLSQTEDQETVNKEPLGLLQSSSSKTTLDMLYLCINTGNGHSVVQWSNIEEGVNTYRFHGLQPGTNYTLCLTYGGQDCQVQVVFTTRKKIPSLLIIVVVSIFLLGLATVPLLGATCCHLLYKYQGKTYKLIMKAQNPDQVEKQMTRDFDPRASFVESEKTYNPSELGEGEGEAEGEEGDGEGEAEGSVVTESIPGSSSKTNQEEFEVGSEYSDRLPLGAEAVNISEEINGNYKQPSR, from the coding sequence ATGGCAACAaagctcctgcagctccttgccTTGTGGACTGTTGTGATTGGCATTGTGCAGTGCTGTCCCGAGCTCTGCAGTTGCCAGGATAAATTTTCCCACCAGTTTGCTGACTGTGCTTACAAAGACCTGCTAGTAGTACCTGTTGGCCTCCCTTCCAATGTCACCACTGTGAGCCTTTCAGCCAATAAGATTAAATTGCTGAAGAGTAAAAGCTTCGTTAATATCACTCAGGTTTCCTCTCTCTGGCTGGCTCACAATGAAATAGTCACTATAGAATCAGGCACTTTGGCCCCCTTGATTCAGCTTCGCAACTTGGACATTAGCCACAACAAAATTGTTAACTTTCCATGGGAAGATCTGCGAAACCTCACAGCCCTGCAGCTTCTGAAAATGAACAACAATGAGATGGTGAACCTTCCAAAGGATGCTTTTTCCACACTCAAAGACCTGAGGTCACTTCGCATTAACAACAACAAGTTTACCACCATTGTGGAGGGTACCTTCAGTGCCCTCTCTTCTATGTCCCATCTGCAGATTTACAGCAACCCATTCACTTGCTCCTGCAGTCTGGAGTGGCTGAGGGATTGGATGGCAACAACCAAAATTTCTGTCCCTGACCCAAATTTAATTCAATGTGAAACCCCTGAACTTCTGAAGGGTGTGATGGTTGCAAAGATTCCCAAACTGGACTGTGAAGTCCCTGCTGTCACCATAACATATCAACCAAACGTCGACAACACAGATCTCTATGAAGGTGTCTCGGTCATCTTAAATTGTGAGACAAAAGGAAGTCCCAAACCACTGGTCACCTGGGAGGTGACAGCAGGAAATGAAAATCATCTGTTCCCCTTGCCCTCCACCGGAGAAATGAATGATTTGCctgtaaatgataaaacaaccaACAACAGATTCCAAGTCTTTAGGAATGGCTCTCTCATTATCCCCCGCCTGAGTAAAAAGGAGGACGGAAATTACAGCTGCTCTGCGGTAAACGAGTTAGGTAAGGCAGAGAGCAGTGTTAAAGTGGCTCTGGcaggcaaacaaaaacaaagcagcaactCAATCCCTGATTCAACTGTGGACAAGATCCGCCCATTTGGAAAAAAGCCTGCAGACCCCAAAATCTCTAAAAACAATGTGATCAACTGGGACAAgcacaatgaaaaaacaaaggGCAGTCCTGATGCTTCAAAAGACACACCTGATGACACAGAGCTTGCTGGAGGGGTTTCTAAGGACTCCAGCTTTGCAAGCAAGTGTGGTGTGAGAGACAGCAGTGAATACATTTCTAACCATGCTTTTAACATGACTTTGGAAGACCTGAAGCAGTATACGTTTGATTTTGGAGTTATTGCATTAGAAGTTTCCGAGACTGAGgccaaagtgcagctgaatccACTGCAGCTCCCTAGCAGCAAATCTAACCTTCATCTCAGTCAAACTGAAGACCAAGAAACGGTGAACAAAGAGCCTTTGGGTCTGTTACAGTCCTCATCCAGTAAGACCACACTAGACATGCTCTACCTCTGTATAAATACAGGAAATGGACACTCAGTGGTTCAGTGGTCCAATATAGAGGAAGGGGTTAATACCTACCGCTTCCATGGCTTACAACCTGGCACAAATTACACTCTTTGTCTCACCTATGGAGGGCAGGACTGTCAAGTCCAAGTAGTCTTTACAACTAGAAAGAAGATCCCCTCCCTACTTATCATCGTGGTTGTCAGCATTTTCCTATTGGGTCTGGCCACTGTTCCTTTGTTGGGAGCCACCTGCTGCCATCTATTATACAAGTACCAAGGAAAGACTTACAAGCTGATCATGAAAGCTCAGAATCCGGATCAGGTGGAGAAACAAATGACCAGAGATTTTGATCCCAGGGCGTCTTTCGTGGAGTCAGAGAAAACCTACAACCCCAGCGAGTTAGGCGAAGGGGAGGGAGAAGcggagggagaggaaggagacGGAGAAGGTGAGGCTGAGGGGAGCGTGGTGACCGAGTCCATCCCCGGATCATCATCCAAAACCAACCAGGAGGAGTTTGAGGTGGGATCCGAATACAGTGATAGATTACCGCTCGGAGCAGAGGCCGTGAACATCTCGGAGGAAATAAACGGCAACTACAAGCAGCCGAGCCGCTGA